AACCGGCTCGTGCTATGGCGATCAGATTCGCTCAAGTCAAAATAGCAACCTTGAGCGGCCAGTTGGCTCAAGGACGAACAGATTTCGCGATCCAGACGAAGAGAGACAGGACGCTCTCGCAGCACAGTAAAGCAAACCTCGGAATCGACTGTCTTGGCCCATCCAAAGGACTTCAAGATGTCCAGATCGTCATCGAGCATCTGTCCTGCATCAAAGGCAGTATCGAATTCGCTCCGGAGCAAGTATTCCACTTCGCCCAATCCACTCTTGCAGAAATCGCTTAGCAGCTTGAGCCGAGTTGAATCTGCACGTGACGCAAAAGTGATCCTGAATATGCTCGAATCGCTGTCCGTGTAATTAGAGATAACTCCCGCGAGCGAGTCGAGCCCTTGCTCCATTGCGATCGTATCAGTCTCGGCAGTGATTGGGCATACAACGGCCAGTACAATATCCTGTGGACACGCGATTTGCTCCCGATCAATCGGCGTGCTGAACTCCCATTTGAGGTATGGCACTAACCACAGCATGCCCCTATCGCTGTACGCGCGAATTAGAAGAAACAGCAGTATTGCCGAGAGGAGAACACACATTGCACGCATGACACGTGCGATGACCCGCGATTGTCCCATGACTGCCCCATTTTCAGAAACTTCTGTCGATAACCGATTAAGCCATTACCAGCATATTCCACTATAGTTGCCGCCGGCATCTGACACATCGTCTGCTATCCTGACCAGATCGATAATGATCTTGTCGGTGTCGAGCGTCGCAAGGTATTCAAGCTGATCATCCTTATGCCCGACCACGATGACGTCCGACCAACTGAATAGCTCATCAAATGACCCCGCGAGCACATCGCGCAGATTGGGAATCATGCTTTCGACATAATCCTTGTTTGAATCCAACAGATCTGAGTACGATACAGCCTGATCATAAGCAAGAATCTCGCATCCGTTCTCAATAAGCGTAGCACCGATTTTCACCATCGGCGATTCCCGCAAGTCGTCAGTGCCCGCCTTGAACGCCAGACCATATAGCCCGATTCTCTTCTTTCCGGTGGCCAGTATTGCCTTCACAATGCGCCCGATGTGTGCGTTATTGGAATTCGACAGCGAGGCAAGCGTTGGCAACTCGGACATTCTTACCCCCGATGTCTTCAGAAGAGTGCGGATGCTGTTGCCGATAGACGGACCTCCAAACGCCGGGCCCGGCGACAGATAGGCGCCCGACACATTCAGTTTCTCATCTTTCCGCAGCAAATCCATAACATGGTGGGAATCAATGTCAAGCCCCTTACAGACAGCACCGATCTCGTTGGCGAAACACATCTTCACCCCGTGAAATGCGTCACACAAATACTTCAGCGCTTCGGCAGATCGAATCGATGTGCGGATTATCTCGGCAGTTATTTCATCATACAGCTTCGCTACTCTATCACCCGCCCTGTCATCCTGCTGACCGATCAGGATGTAAGGAGGATTATTGAAGTCATCGATCAGCGATCCGACACGAAGGAACTGAGGGTTTATGCAGACGTCAAAATCGATAAATATCTTCTTGCCCGATTCGGCTTCTATTATCGGAATAATCATCTCCTCGGTGGTTCCGGGAAGTACTGTGCTTCTAATGACGATCGTATGGAAGCTCTCTTTTCTTGCAAGAACCTGGCCAACCTTCGTGCAAACACGCTTTACGAACGTCATATCGATCTCTCCGTCGGCATTCGAAGGCGTACCGACAGTAATTATCGACATCTCAGAATCCAGGACAGCGGCACGAGCGTCGAAAGTCGCCCTGAGCCGTCCCGTGTCATAGGCATCAGATATCAGTTTTTCCATGCGGGCTTCATGGATGGGCGAACGTCCTGCGTTTACCTGATCAATCTTAGTCTGGCTTATGTCTACGCAGGTTACTTCATGCCCCGCAGAGGCAAGCGACCCTGCCATCACTGTTCCTACATAGCCTAAACCGAAAATCGAAATCTTCATTGATTGTTGTCCCCAATATTTCTAATGAACTCGGGCCTGTATGCAATTAATAGCTTTACCGGCCGGAACGACTCAAAGTGCACATAGCAAAAACAATACTATCAGATTTGTCAACGCAAAAAACCGTGGAAGGTAATTTGCAGAGATTGTGCGCTATCGACGGTGAAGTACTCACGTCTTGAGCATTCTCGTGAACTTCTCGCCTGCCTCATACGCCTGTGCAAGGAATTTCTCCGGGTTCTTATGAACTGAATTAGTCACTTCTGATTCGATTGTTATCGGGCAAATCGAACTGGCTTTGTTCAATTGGGCAGCCAGGTTCGGCAGATTGCATTTCCCTTCAAACGGCAGCAGGTGCAGGTCCTTTACAGAATCGTTGTCATGCAAATGCAGCGCGAGCAATCGATCCTGGTATTTGTCCAGTAGATCAAAGGCTTCCGGATGCAGCTCTGCGTGACCGTTGTCAAAGCAGAGCCCGAGGCAATCGGCTCCGAACAGATCGAGTGCATATTTCAGAATTATCAGGGAGTTGTCACCGGGCAGATTCTCCGCGGCAACTTTGACACCATTCTCTCCCGCAAATGACGTCAACTCCGAAAGACTCTCTCTGACCTTCTTCATTCTCTGCGATATTCCATCCGTTCGGTAGGAATTGAGATGCAGAATCGCAATCCTGACTCCGAGCTCCTTGCAGGCAGCAATGCACCTCTTGATATCCATGACAGCCGAACGACGCAGCGCCTCTTCGGACTGAGTGATATCTGCGGTCGATCCAAACGGTGCGTGAATGGAGTCTATCCTGATCCCGGTTCGCTGCTGAACATCCGAGATCATGCGCCTTCCCTCCGGCTTATGATATTCGGAGTGACTCAGCTTGCCGCCCAGTGACACAACACCGAACCCTGCATGGCGGATGTATTCCAGCGATTTGTCAAAGCTGACGCGATAATCGTAACATGTCGAGATTGCCAGTTCCATCGTCGCAAAGATATCGCAGGGCGTCACAGTGTCAAGATTATTATTCCGCACGATCAGGCACAAGATTCCGTCACCAGCGGCGCTGGGGTTTTCCTGCTGATTTGGTGTTATTATGGCGGTATGGCATTGGATTATTGGGGGAATCCCATGATAAGGCTCGCTCGACAGATGAGTGTCTCCAGAGCGGCGTGAACTCAAGTCAACCATTGCCATACACTTATAATCCGCCACCTCCTTTTGCGCCGTGTGGTATCGCGTTTGCGTATCGATCTGTTCGTACAACTGTTTTCAGGAAAGGATAACATTCATGAAATCACATTCCCAGCTAATCGTCGCAGCTTTTGCACTGATGGCAATCTTCAGCTTCATCCTCATCAGTTGCTCGGATGACAATCTCGGCTGTCCAGCCGCATCATCAAGAATCCTTGCAGGTGATGCAGATGAAATTGGCCCGCCAGATG
This window of the Candidatus Zixiibacteriota bacterium genome carries:
- a CDS encoding sugar phosphate isomerase/epimerase, whose protein sequence is MAMVDLSSRRSGDTHLSSEPYHGIPPIIQCHTAIITPNQQENPSAAGDGILCLIVRNNNLDTVTPCDIFATMELAISTCYDYRVSFDKSLEYIRHAGFGVVSLGGKLSHSEYHKPEGRRMISDVQQRTGIRIDSIHAPFGSTADITQSEEALRRSAVMDIKRCIAACKELGVRIAILHLNSYRTDGISQRMKKVRESLSELTSFAGENGVKVAAENLPGDNSLIILKYALDLFGADCLGLCFDNGHAELHPEAFDLLDKYQDRLLALHLHDNDSVKDLHLLPFEGKCNLPNLAAQLNKASSICPITIESEVTNSVHKNPEKFLAQAYEAGEKFTRMLKT
- a CDS encoding nucleotide sugar dehydrogenase; translation: MKISIFGLGYVGTVMAGSLASAGHEVTCVDISQTKIDQVNAGRSPIHEARMEKLISDAYDTGRLRATFDARAAVLDSEMSIITVGTPSNADGEIDMTFVKRVCTKVGQVLARKESFHTIVIRSTVLPGTTEEMIIPIIEAESGKKIFIDFDVCINPQFLRVGSLIDDFNNPPYILIGQQDDRAGDRVAKLYDEITAEIIRTSIRSAEALKYLCDAFHGVKMCFANEIGAVCKGLDIDSHHVMDLLRKDEKLNVSGAYLSPGPAFGGPSIGNSIRTLLKTSGVRMSELPTLASLSNSNNAHIGRIVKAILATGKKRIGLYGLAFKAGTDDLRESPMVKIGATLIENGCEILAYDQAVSYSDLLDSNKDYVESMIPNLRDVLAGSFDELFSWSDVIVVGHKDDQLEYLATLDTDKIIIDLVRIADDVSDAGGNYSGICW